A single region of the Deltaproteobacteria bacterium genome encodes:
- the purD gene encoding phosphoribosylamine--glycine ligase: MKVLVVGSGGREHALCWKIRQSPLVQTLYCAPGNPGIAGHADCVDIKVSDVEGLLRFARAEEIDLTVVGPEFPLSLGIVDRFCEEGLDIFGPASAAAEIETSKVFSKNLMKKYDIPTAFFSAFRNFDEAVNWVREVKPPLVVKADGLAAGKGVFICETEEQAVEVLDDIMRRKIFGDSGDMVVVEQFLRGEEVSFFAFTDGTNVIPLESSQDHKALLDGDEGPNTGGMGAYSPAPVLTPELTEKVMNRIMIPTIRAMKEEGREYKGILYAGLMIEDSEPRVLEFNCRFGDPEAQPLLMRIDSDIVPVLKAVAGEGLSDETIEWKEEASVCVVLASKGYPGDYKRGAQIKGLDKLDKMENVLVFHSGTAVEEGNVVTSGGRVLGITALGKDVRGAIELAYRAVGEIDCESLYYRTDIGKKALRHV; encoded by the coding sequence ATGAAAGTGCTCGTCGTAGGAAGCGGGGGCAGAGAACACGCCCTTTGCTGGAAAATAAGGCAGAGCCCCCTTGTTCAAACGCTTTACTGCGCTCCGGGCAATCCGGGTATCGCCGGGCACGCCGATTGCGTTGATATTAAAGTTTCGGACGTCGAGGGGCTGCTCAGGTTCGCCAGGGCGGAGGAGATAGACCTCACGGTCGTGGGGCCGGAGTTTCCCCTCTCGCTCGGGATTGTGGACAGGTTCTGTGAAGAGGGCCTCGATATATTCGGCCCTGCGAGCGCCGCGGCGGAGATCGAGACGAGCAAGGTCTTCTCAAAGAATTTAATGAAGAAATACGATATCCCGACGGCTTTTTTCTCCGCCTTCCGTAATTTTGATGAGGCCGTAAACTGGGTCAGGGAGGTCAAGCCTCCTCTGGTTGTAAAGGCCGACGGCCTCGCCGCCGGAAAAGGGGTGTTTATTTGCGAAACCGAGGAACAGGCCGTAGAGGTCCTCGACGATATAATGAGGCGAAAGATTTTCGGCGATTCGGGCGATATGGTTGTGGTGGAGCAGTTCCTCAGGGGCGAAGAAGTATCCTTCTTCGCTTTTACCGACGGAACGAATGTAATTCCTCTGGAATCATCCCAGGACCACAAAGCGCTTCTTGACGGTGATGAGGGCCCTAATACGGGGGGAATGGGAGCGTACTCTCCCGCCCCCGTTCTTACGCCCGAGCTCACGGAAAAAGTGATGAACCGGATAATGATTCCCACGATAAGGGCTATGAAGGAAGAGGGCAGGGAGTACAAGGGCATCCTGTACGCGGGTCTGATGATCGAGGATTCCGAACCCAGGGTTCTCGAGTTCAACTGCAGGTTCGGAGACCCGGAGGCGCAGCCCCTTCTGATGAGAATAGATTCCGATATTGTCCCTGTTCTGAAAGCTGTTGCCGGGGAGGGTCTTTCCGACGAAACGATAGAATGGAAAGAAGAGGCTTCCGTCTGTGTGGTTCTGGCTTCGAAGGGGTATCCTGGGGATTACAAGCGCGGAGCCCAAATAAAAGGACTGGATAAGCTCGACAAGATGGAAAACGTGCTCGTCTTTCATTCCGGCACTGCGGTTGAAGAGGGGAATGTGGTTACCAGCGGAGGAAGGGTTCTGGGTATAACCGCGCTCGGCAAGGACGTTCGAGGTGCCATAGAGCTTGCGTACAGAGCAGTGGGGGAAATCGATTGCGAGTCTCTTTATTACCGAACGGATATAGGCAAGAAAGCGCTCAGGCACGTTTAA
- a CDS encoding FkbM family methyltransferase, with product MKFKLLKLLSSLHAKIFGRPECSRFNEILVLLGLKGLGVRNYGTKKLSGEIPFTKSVLLKIDGPNNTILDVGANEGNFTQEVLNNSDFLNVVAVEPHPRTFERLYNRYVHNDRVTLLNIGAGDRDATLSLFDYSDRRGSTHASFFREAIEEAHHVTAAEWEVPVRKLDDVVSENELQVVFVKIDVEGFEFNVLKGLGETIRRQKVPYILIEFNEMNIYSGTFLRNFMDFLDDYEPFRILPYGRLLGLRPYRPFFAEIFTYQNIVFIRKELVLS from the coding sequence ATGAAGTTCAAACTGCTCAAGCTTCTGTCAAGTCTTCACGCTAAAATTTTCGGTAGGCCTGAATGCAGCAGGTTTAACGAAATTCTGGTTTTGCTGGGTCTTAAAGGTCTGGGCGTCCGAAATTATGGAACCAAAAAATTAAGCGGAGAAATACCGTTTACCAAAAGTGTCCTTCTCAAAATTGACGGACCGAACAACACTATTCTCGATGTTGGAGCAAACGAGGGGAATTTTACTCAAGAGGTTTTAAACAACAGCGACTTCTTAAATGTGGTTGCTGTAGAGCCGCATCCCCGGACGTTCGAAAGGTTATATAACAGATATGTGCATAATGATCGTGTGACACTGCTAAATATTGGAGCGGGTGACCGGGATGCGACTTTGTCTTTGTTTGACTATAGCGACAGGAGGGGATCTACACACGCGTCTTTTTTCAGAGAAGCAATTGAAGAGGCCCATCATGTAACAGCTGCTGAATGGGAGGTCCCGGTTCGGAAACTTGATGACGTTGTTTCCGAGAACGAATTACAAGTTGTTTTCGTAAAAATAGATGTGGAAGGATTTGAGTTTAACGTACTCAAGGGACTTGGAGAAACAATACGTCGGCAAAAGGTTCCATACATTCTTATCGAATTCAATGAAATGAATATCTATTCCGGGACGTTTCTCAGAAACTTTATGGATTTCCTGGACGACTATGAACCCTTTCGGATATTGCCCTATGGTCGATTGCTGGGATTGAGGCCGTATCGACCTTTTTTTGCAGAGATATTTACATATCAAAATATCGTATTTATCAGAAAGGAGCTCGTTTTGTCTTGA